In one window of Henckelia pumila isolate YLH828 chromosome 1, ASM3356847v2, whole genome shotgun sequence DNA:
- the LOC140876363 gene encoding electron transfer flavoprotein subunit beta, mitochondrial, with product MKILVAIKRVIDYAVKIRVKPDKTGVDSSSVKMSMNPFCEIGLEEALRIKESGRASEVVAVSVGPSQCVDTLRTGLAMGADRAIHVEYPGTLYPLSVAKILRALVHIEKPGLLFLGKQAIDDDCNQTGQMLAGLLQWPQGTFASKVVLDQENKVATVDREVDGGLETLCLDLPAVITTDLRLNQPRYATLPNIMKAKSKVIKKFTPQDLNVEIKSDLEVVQVTEPPKRKAGVILSTVDELLDKLKNEARVI from the exons ATGAAGATCTTGGTAGCCATCAAAAGGGTGATCGATTATGCCGTCAAAATCCGGGTCAAGCCCGACAAG ACTGGTGTGGACTCGTCTAGCGTCAAGATGTCGATGAACCCATTTTGCGAGATAGGGCTAGAAGAGGCGCTGCGGATTAAGGAATCGGGTCGGGCCTCCGAGGTGGTGGCTGTGAGCGTCGGCCCGAGCCAATGTGTTGACACCCTCCGAACCGGGCTTGCAATGGGTGCCGACCGGGCTATCCACGTGGAGTACCCTGGAACACTTTACCCGCTTTCCGTGGCCAAGATTCTTAGAGCTCTGGTGCATATTGAGAAGCCTGGCCTTCTTTTCCTTGGGAAACAG GCGATTGATGATGATTGCAACCAGACCGGTCAAATGCTTGCTGGGCTTCTACAATGGCCACAGGGGACATTTGCATCTAAG GTTGTTCTCGATCAAGAAAATAAAGTAGCGACAGTGGACAGGGAAGTTGATGGTGGCCTGGAGACTTTATGTTTGGATTTACCTGCAGTAATCAC CACTGACTTGAGATTGAACCAGCCCAGGTATGCTACGCTTCCAAATATTATGAAAGCAAAATCAAAGGTGATCAAGAAATTCACCCCACAGGATTTGAATGTTGAAATCAAGTCTGACTTGGAAGTTGTTCAAGTGACAGAACCCCCAAAAAGAAAGGCAGGGGTCATTCTTTCTACAGTAGATGAATTGTTGGACAAGTTAAAAAACGAGGCtcgagttatttaa
- the LOC140876353 gene encoding 1-aminocyclopropane-1-carboxylate oxidase homolog 1-like, translating to MAARSGTYVFSVDQESERIKMLKSFDETKAGVKGLVDSGIVKVPKIFVRQFEELPQEYSHYRTDQIHVPAVDLDQVQKPDKPRLMDPDQIKVPVIDISDVHKPDRRKQVVEDVKIASETWGFFQVVNHGIPLCVLDGMIDGIREFHEQGVEEKRKYYTRDNTKSVRFYSSHDLFTSRIASWRDSLSMSFSDPDRPTDPQELPAACRDSAMEYSKHVETLGNTLLGLLSEALGLETDRLKSMECSKGHRLHGHYYPACPEPDQTIGTAKHSDAGFLTILLQNHIVSGLQVMCDSQWIDIQPVPSCLVVNIGDLLQLVSNGRFKSNKHRVISNGIGPRISVACFFSGPVNGAKIYGPMDDLITEENPPIYTQIVLTDYFVKALNTGLEDYRALDYYTV from the exons ATGGCAGCAAGATCAGGAACATATGTTTTTTCAGTTGACCAAGAATCTGAGAGGATCAAAATGCTTAAATcctttgatgaaaccaaagccGGTGTCAAAGGCCTGGTAGATTCTGGAATTGTCAAAGTTCCCAAGATTTTTGTCAGGCAATTCGAGGAGCTCCCTCAAGAATATTCTCACTACAGGACTGATCAAATCCATGTTCCTGCAGTTGATCTTGACCAAGTTCAGAAACCCGACAAGCCAAGATTGATGGATCCGGACCAAATCAAGGTTCCTGTGATAGACATCAGTGACGTTCACAAACCTGACAGGCGAAAACAGGTTGTTGAAGATGTGAAAATTGCATCAGAAACATGGGGTTTTTTCCAGGTGGTGAATCATGGGATTCCGTTGTGTGTTCTTGATGGGATGATAGATGGCATTCGTGAATTTCATGAACAGGGCGTGGaggagaaaagaaaatattacacGCGGGATAACACGAAAAGTGTGAGATTTTACAGTAGCCATGATCTTTTTACATCAAGAATAGCCAGCTGGAGGGATTCTTTATCCATGTCATTTTCGGACCCCGATCGTCCAACTGATCCTCAGGAATTGCCCGCTGCTTGCAG GGACTCAGCTATGGAATACTCGAAACATGTAGAAACTTTGGGAAACACTCTTCTTGGATTGTTGTCCGAGGCTCTGGGACTCGAAACAGATCGCTTAAAGAGCATGGAATGCTCGAAAGGTCATCGGTTGCATGGTCATTATTATCCAGCATGCCCTGAGCCAGATCAGACCATTGGAACAGCCAAGCATTCTGATGCTGGATTTCTCACAATTCTTCTGCAAAACCACATTGTGAGTGGTCTCCAGGTTATGTGTGACAGCCAGTGGATTGATATCCAACCTGTTCCAAGTTGTTTGGTCGTAAACATTGGAGATCTCCTCCAG TTGGTATCAAACGGAAGATTCAAAAGCAATAAGCACAGAGTAATTTCCAATGGCATTGGACCAAGAATTTCAGTGGCATGCTTTTTCTCTGGACCTGTAAACGGAGCTAAGATTTATGGCCCCATGGACGATCTGATAACTGAAGAAAATCCCCCCATTTACACACAGATTGTGTTGACGGACTATTTCGTCAAGGCCCTGAATACTGGACTCGAGGATTATCGGGCACTCGATTACTATACGGTCTGA